One segment of Panulirus ornatus isolate Po-2019 chromosome 35, ASM3632096v1, whole genome shotgun sequence DNA contains the following:
- the LOC139760209 gene encoding uncharacterized protein, protein MKPVFAVLREKGHIITSFIDDTLICQCTFDGCCESVRATVDLLKKLGFCINESKSVLVPTKRLEYLGNIIDSETMTATLPDRRIHKILQCSEELLHSDRAKIQNMARVVGLLVAAIPAAEMGKLHYRWLECAKLAALRVAKGNFDKWMVVTHEMRLDLLWWISHIALQNRQIFRKGTELDLYTDASNLGWGGHLNQQKVNGRWSLSESALYINAKELKAISLVVRSFSSFLKGRHVWVFCDNTTAVTFVNEMGGTRSSLCNDICRDLWEWCAVNDIWLTCSHVPGKVNLMADTASRTFNDRHEWKLNEELFRALSEVFGVPSIDLFASRLNAQVTRFCSWKPDPDAERFDAFSICW, encoded by the coding sequence ATGAAACCTGTTTTTGCTGTCCTTAGAGAGAAGGGACATATCATCACGAGTTTCATTGATGATACTCTTATTTGTCAGTGCActtttgatggatgttgtgagagtgtgcgtgCCACTGTTGACTTGCTCAAGAAGTTAGGTTTCTGTATTAACGAAAGCAAATCTGTCTTGGTCCCCACTAAGCGCTTGGAGTATTTGGGGAACATTATAGATTCTGAGACTATGACAGCAACATTACCAGATCGTAGGATACACAAGATACTACAATGCTCTGAGGAATTGTTACATAGTGACAGAGCCAAAATTCAGAATATGGCCAGAGTTGTTGGGCTATTAGTTGCAGCCAttccagcagcagagatgggGAAACTGCATTACAGGTGGTTAGAATGTGCTAAGCTTGCTGCGTTAAGAGTCGCAAAAGGTAACTTTGACAAGTGGATGGTGGTCACTCATGAGATGAGATTGGACTTGCTTTGGTGGATATCTCACATTGCATTGCAAAACAGACAGATTTTTCGGAAGGGTACAGAATTGGATCTGTATACTGATGCATCAAATTTAGGTTGGGGTGGCCACCTCAATCAACAAAAAGTTAATGGGAGATGGTCATTATCAGAATCTGCCTTGTACATTAATGCAAAGGAACTCAAAGCTATCTCCCTGGTAGTGCgctcattttcatcttttctcaAAGGACGACATGTTTGGGTGTTTTGTGATAACACGACAGCGGTGACCTTTGTCAATGAAATGGGCGGCACACGGTCCTCACTGTGTAATGACATTTGCCGTGACCTTTGGGAGTGGTGTGCGGTGAATGATATCTGGCTTACCTGCTCTCATGTACCGGGTAAAGTCAATCTCATGGCAGACACTGCATCTCGGACATTCAATGACAGGCATGAgtggaaattgaatgaagaacTCTTTAGGGCCCTCTCTGAAGTATTTGGGGTTCCGAGCATTGATCTCTTTGCTTCTAGACTGAATGCTCAAGTGACTCGTTTCTGCTCCTGGAAACCTGACCCAGATGCAGAACGTTTTGATGCCTTTTCTATCTGCTGGTAG